The Oncorhynchus mykiss isolate Arlee chromosome 8, USDA_OmykA_1.1, whole genome shotgun sequence genome includes the window GGTTCTTTCTCtcaatgaaaaaaaaacatgaggAGAATTCCCAGAAATGGCATGTCTGTTGTGGCCAACCTATACAACCTCAAGCCAAACATTTCATTCCCAATAATTGCAACACACAAATGTTTATAAgaaaaccccccccaaaaaagcctTTTAGTGACCCTAACTGAAACAATAAAACACGTTTGGTCAAAACAAAGAGAAAAACTTTAAGTCAAACATTTCACTTCAAATCATTGCAACACATATTGGTCGAACTGGCACACAGAgggatttctgaagcatctataaaGGCCTTATGAAGGGTTTATGAAGCCATTGAACCTGTAGTTCCCATCATAGTTGGACTAGTAATAAACCTTTACCATCTGAGCAGAACGAAGGGGTTCAAGAAGGCTTCACATCACATTTCTGAATATCTATTAGACTCTTGGCCACTGTCTTCATCAGACAACGACATTTATTTCATTGAGAAATAGAATTCAGACACTGTAAATGCTTTCTTAATCTTCCTTTAACTATTATGACTTCTATGGCAGTAGTTCAAAAAATGGATTAAAGAGACAGCCATGTTTGGTAGCAATAAAAAGTTGTGCGTCAATAGCGTTTCATCTCTCAGAAAAAAAGCTCCATGTTTGGTTTGTGTAACTTTCACTAGTGTTGtttatagaaacagagagagacaaaactgACTTTGAGGTTTTAAGGCAATGTTACTGCTCAGGCCTCTCAGTCCTCAATTGTGCCAAGTATCTACTCAGGAAGACGATGGTGGGCAAATACCATAACTGGCAAGAGAATAGATAGCAATAACTATGTAGAACACACTTCTTTAGGGACATCAGGAAATGGTTGTGACTGAGTCACAACTAGagtaagggaacacccccctgaaatggacaaaaatgaatgggaagtcattggcactggacaaaccatatacactgtgtccaataccactcaattcGGCGTCGTTTCgttcaaagttgattgcaaatgccatatggcaaatgccaggTGTAGCACTTTAAAAATCCAACAGTGCGCTCCACCGtggtttttcatattgcaaatgcaacacaagtcaacatccaaaagtaacattttgaaaaagtgaaaCAAAAATCAAAAACCTAGCACCCCctaaaaaaagtgctttctggaccgtttttcgaaagTCGTtcgatttttttttgtcaattacacatatgtaagaactgtatgaatatacttttgtccaattttattatcataatttttgtattttttttaaacttgtgcataaggcatatgttttgtccatttgcaatatgatttcataggaagtcaaagtcaaaagtcacttttttgggggccaaatgccataagaaatgtccaaatgcaatatgaaagatttgaaaatgccaaatcaggatgttaaGTCCATTTGCcatttaccatcacaaatttgacatgctcaaaaatactgcagaaatgcaaaattgactggcctgatgaactcgggatggccgggcagtgatagttgttcctttccatcgctcgttgtgttgatttcatcgtgtccatttggtgatgtttttttcacttttgaatcatattgcaaatgcacgtgcatttgcaatatgtttcaatgggcatttaccatcacgaatttgtcatgctcaaaaatcctgcaggacTGCAAAattgactgacctgatgaacacaggatggctgggcagtgattctggttcctctccatcgctcgttagggttgatttcagaatgtcactttggtgatggtacctcactgtttaaacatattgcaaatggacaatagTCACCAGTAAATCACTGTCCATccgtcaattagatatcattctgacaccaaactgatacaaactgacaccaaacccactttttccaactcgtttagtatcCAACTATCACATACtacagagctggcccaaaattcacaacgccttctattcaaaccataataaaaacataaaacacatagttacgttccagctgcgggtccagttctgatGTTATGTAAGCAAGCTTTCCAGATTATAGCCATAATCACATATAAGCTCCTTGCTGGCACTGCCAGATCTACAGTATAGTTATATTGCTCATACATTTGAGAATGGATTCTTCAAAGATTGAATAGTAGCCTATGGAACGACAATAGGGATTGAAGTTGTAACAATACTAGTATTGTACGCTTTTAGGATCTCTTTCAGCTCTCGTCTTCCAAGATTCACATTCTCTTATGGGAATGTACACATTTTCCAATGTGACATACTCACAATCATTGTCTATATTATTACAGTGTATCACTGTGGCATACTCACCATCATGGTGTATATTATTACAGTGTATCACTGTGGCATACTCACCATCATGGTGTATATTATTACAGTGTATCACTGTGGCAAACTCACAATCATTGTCTATATTATTACAGTGTATCAATGTGACATATATTATTACAGTGTATCAATGTGACATATATTATTACAGTGTATCACTGTAACATACTCATCATCATTGTCTATATTATTACAGTGTATCACTGTGGCATACACATCATCATTGTCTATATTATTACAGTGTATCACTGTGGCATACTCACCATCATGGTCTATATTATTATAGTGTATCACTGTAGCATACTCACCATCATGGTCTATATTATTACAGTGTATCAATGTGACATACTCACCATCATGGTGTATATTATTACAGTGTATCACCGTGGCATACTCACCATCATGGTGTATATTATTACAGTGTATCAATGTGGCATACTCACCATCATGGTGTATATTATTACAGTGTATCAATGTGACATACTCACCATCATGGTCTATATTATTACAGTGTATCAATGTGGCATACTCTCCATCATGATCTATATTATTACAGTGTATCAATGTGACATACTCACCATCATGGTGTATATTATTACAGTGTATCACCGTGGCATACTCACCATCATGGTGTATATTATTACAGTGTATCAATGTGGCATACTCACCATCATGGTGTATATTATTACAGTGTATCAATGTGACATACTCACCATCATGGTCTATATTATTACAGTGTATCAATGTGACATACTCACCATCATGGTGTATATTATTACAGTGTATCACCGTGGCATACTCACCATCATGGTGTATATTATTACAGTGTATCACCGTGGCATACTCACCATCATGGTGTATATTATTACAGTGTATCAATGTGGCATACTCACCATCATGGTGTATATTATTACAGTGTATCAATGTGGCATACTCACCATCATGGTGTATATTATTACAGTGTATCAATGTGACATACTCACCATCATGGTCTATATTATTACAGTGTATCAATGTGGCATACTCACCATCATGGTCTATATTATTACAGTGTATCAATGTGGCATACTCACCATCATGGTGTATATTATTACAGTGTATCAATGTGGCATACTCACCATCATGGTGTATATTATTACAGTGTATCACTGTGGCATACTCACCATCATGGTGTATATTATTACAGTGTATCAATGTGGCATACTCACCATCATGGTGTATATTATTACAGTGTATCAATGTGACATACTCACCATCATGGTGTATATTATTACAGTGTATCAATGTGGCATACTCACCATCATGGTGTATATTATTACAGTGTATCAATGTGGCATACTCACCATCATGGTGTATATTATTACAGTGTATCAATGTGACATACTCACCATCATGGTGTATATTATTACAGTGTATCAATGTGGCATACTCACCATCATGGTGTATATTATTACAGTGTATCACTGTGGCATACTCACCATCATGGTGTATATTATTACAGTGTATCACTGTGGCATACTCACCATCATGGTGTATATTATTACAGTGTATCAATGTGGCATACTCACCATCATGGTGTATATTATTACAGTGTATCACTGTGGCATACTCACCATCATGGTCTATATTATTACAGTGTATCAATGTGACATACTCACCATAATGGTCTGTCATTTTAAAGTGTTCACTGTGGCATTCTCATCCGCATTGTCTATATTATTACAGTGTATCAATGTGGCATACTCACCATCATGGTCTATATTATTACAGTGTATCACTGTGGCATTCTCATCCGCATGGTCTTTATTATTACAGTTGACCACTGTGGCATACTCACCAGCATGGTCTATATTATTGCAGTGTACCACTGGGGACATGGGTTAAAAGCTGGAATGCACACTATTTCCCTTTCAGGATGTGAAGCACAGAACGGAACTCTACCATAGACTCTGGAACCTACGCCCAGATCTCACCCTCGCACGCAGTTGGAGAGAGCTGCTCCGCTACACTATCAACTCCCCTGTAAGTTTTTTATGCCTTTGTCGCAGTCAAAGTGAAGAAAGACATGAAAAAATAGCACAAACACTTTTAACataacaatgttttttttattacacTGCACATATTTGATACACACATATGGCTTGTATTTTTATTGAAGAAAATACAAAAAGGACAATACAAAAATATGAAAAGGTTATTTTAATATACATGTATTGAAGCTGTCTTTAAAAAAAGCAATTTTACAAAGTTTGAATACTCACAAAAGTTGTAATTTCACTAAATGACTTCTGGCAATCATTGCGTGTTTAAGCAGCACAATTACACAGGCATCGACACATGAAAAAACATAGTGGATATTTAATGAAAATAGTAGATAAATGATATTGTACAATTCTCTGATACATAAATtatctaaaaaaataaaacagataTTGCTGtgtggttgaaatgacatggaaggACAGGATGTACTGCGTTGTCACAGAGATGGGgttatttttgttgttggtgCAGTTGGCACAGTATATGTAAATCATTACAAAATGTATCACAAAGCTATAAGAAAGTACAATTCCACAGTTTTCCTGTTTTTAATATAAACGTCTGTTGAAGCAGCCTCATGGTCCCGATCTTCAACCTGAAGCATTTATGACAAGACACACCAACTCACTCAAATATAGACATGACATTCATATACTGGCacatgacagacacacacatacacacacacacactcatggcagtgcacacacacacactcacagtcactCTGTCCTAACACTTGTGAGTAGCCATctggcacacacacagttattTAATTACAGGGCTCAGTGGAGGCTCGTCCCAACCAGCAGAAAGAGACCCACCTGTCTATCTACTGTACACACTATTACACCTCCATTACCTATAACTACACTTCTATACAAACTACATTTCAGGAGACCTAAAAGCTGATTTTAATACAAAGCTTTACAAAAAAAGCTTCACTTCAGTTCATTCAAGTGgtgacaatcaaatcaaatatcgAGTTTGGATATAGTGCTATAGCTCGACTATATAACAAAGATTATTCGTAAAATAAACATCCTTCCTGTAATCAAGGAATTTGTTTCTGTTCATGCGTTTCTGTCATAGGCAGAATTATGAGCCTGAATCCATGTTGCCTGAAGTTACCAGACCAAGTCAATCTGTAGAGCAGCAGGTTCCATGGAGACCTTCACTAATGAAAGCACAATAGAGAAACAGTTCTCCAGATAGGAATTGAGAGCTGTGCTCCCCACGTTCTTCCACATTCACATGTCAGATGAGATGGTGAGCAACATGGGCGTTGCTGGCTGTTCAAaaggcacgtgtgtgtgtgtgtgtgtgtgtgtgtgtgtgtgtgtgtgtacacaactctcctcttttttcaaatgttttccAGTTTATTATTTCTCTGTGCCTTACAGACATGTCAGTTTTCAGTCTTGTTTCTTTGGCTGGTTGTTGaatgtatacagtacagaccagtaGATGAAGTAAGTGATCTTTAAAACCTACAGCGGTAGGTAGCTGTACTCTAGTGGTCTGTACTATGCCATGGTGAGGTGGTTGCTCCTCTCTCTGATGTCTGTCATTGGGTTGGTTGGGTTCTTTACTGGGGTCACTGGTAGAGCTGAACTCCTGCCTCTGGGCTTGAACAGGTCAGATACAAAAAACACCTGGAGGATAGGAAAAAACGAGATTTATTTTGGAATATTGTCGATAATCAATTATATAGTAAAAACAGGTCAGACATGTTATTGATACAGACTGCATAACTGCATTATGTATATAGTAATTTGTATATTCAGTACTATTTCATCCTATGTAGTAAGTCATAGTTATAGTACTTACTATGCAGTAAGACACCAAGGCTCCCTGTGCGAAGCCAGCCAGGACGTCTGTGGGGTGGTGCTTGTGGTCGGAGACGCGGGACAGGCCGGTGTAGAACGACATCATGATGAGGGTGAACTGGGTCAGGGGGCGCAGGAGACGGGCTCCACGCCAGGTGAACCTGGACTGCAGGTAGAACTGGGAGGACCGGACAGAGGGGTAATGAATCAACACAGGGGGACaagtagaggtgtgtgtgtgtgtgtgtgtgtgtgtgtatttggctAAGACACATAACAGTAACTCACCACCAGATACAGCATGGTGTACATGGAAAAGGATGCATGCCCAGAGAAGAACGACTTCCTGAAAAGGAGAGAATAAACATGTTAATACAGTGTTGTTGTTACTATCCAGGTATGCCTTTCTCCTGGGTATTGAACTAAGCATTCACTTTGCATGAAATATAACCAGTATCACTTTAAACTAAGCATAACTTATACATTTATTTATAGAGCATTCATAAAGtcttcataagcactacatagaTGTTTCACAATCACAATGGAGTCATGTCAGAGTAATGTACCTGGCCTCCTGGACTTTGCTCTCGGGCCCATGACACTGGTAGTCTGTGATGTAGCCCAGGGAACAGTTAATGGTGGACCAATCGGGCTTGCACACGTCCAGGAAGTGGGGACGCATGCGGCCCACTGACACCTTGGCGATGTCCGTGAACGATTGGCTGACTGCGCAGCCAAAGATGAACACGCCCACCTGCTTGTAGAGGGCGGAGATGTAGGGGTTCCCTACGAAGGACTTGGAGCCCTCGTTCAGGTAGTGAATCCTATAGCTCTCCCCAATGATGATCTGATGGGGAAGGAACAAGGAGAGGATATGGTCATGTAATCGACAGTACAAGATGGCCGCTGTGGCAGTGAAATGGTAGTTAATGGACCCGGAGTCTACGGCGGCCATTTTTGTAGATTACATGACTTTATCTCTCACTAGTGATGATCTGACAGGAGGTATCAAGGAGAGGATACAGAAATACACAACTCTGCATGTATATATGGCTCATCAGTCAGGTCATCTACAAAGATGGCTGCTGTAGACCTGGGGCAGTCAAATGACTGTTAGTATAGCATACAGTTACTGTATGTTCTCTGTTCCATAGTAGTTATGAAGACACTTTTCCTATGTCAACAAAACTGAACCACGTATTCATTTCCTAAATATACCATGTGATAGAGTATCAGACATCCAATACACACTTGGAATTCAGTAAATCACAGAGGGTAAAACAGGTGAGACAgatcagagagtagagagggacaaTATTAGGAGTAATCAGAATGCGATATGAACAGTGACATCAATTCTGTAAACTTGCCTTGTGTGAGGACAAAAAGCTTTACATCTAAGACATGCAAATGTTTCTGTTTGTTCTTGAGGAAAACATCCATAAAAACACTACAGATCAAACCCTTGGTCTGTACCATTAACATCAAAAACTAAATGCATAACTTTCAgtatagctacagtatgtgagggTGGGTAAGTATGTGAGTTGTGGACAGCACATGCAGAGGTTTTCAGTGGGTAAATAAACAAACGTAGACTGGACTAGAGGACGTGGACTGGACTTCAATAATTCACTAAAGCTGTTCAAGTTCAAATGCCTTTCCCTTCCCCACACCAGTCTAATCGACCTCCTGGCCACTAAcaaatgggagagagggagtgagtggggATAGaaggagcgagagatggagaattagagagggagggagtgaggagaggcatgagggagagggaaggggggagggagaaagagagtgagacaggagggacggacagaggggtagagaagattagagagaggaagggagagagggagagaacagtgagGGAAGaagagctggggagagagagagggagagagcgagggagataaAGAGGAAGGGGTGAGAAGGATTGAGTggggagagaagaaaagagggggagagagagggaaggagaaaaggaGGGATAAATGTAGAGGAATTGAGAAAGGAATGAGAAagggaagtagggagagagagggagagggagggagaaaaggagggaaAAGGTAGAGGAATTGAGAAGGGAATGAGAAAGGGaagtagggagagggagggagggagaaaaggagggaaAAGGTAGAGGAATGAGAAagggaagtagggagagagagggagggcgggggCAGCACTTCTGGTTTTAATCAGGAGAAACGCTGAGCTAGGCGACATGGTGTCCAGATTTGGCCAGAGCAGGCTCACATCAGGGGCTAGTTAGTCTTCCACCTCACCAACTGACTTGTTTTCGCAGGGCTCTGATTTCACTAGTGGATGTCTGGGTGTTTTCTTGTTAGTATCTCGGTTTCATCGCAAAATTCTTGTCTAGGCGAAAAAACGtctctcttttaaaaaaaaaaaaacacattcctTGGGGGGAAAGTCCTATAGAGAGATTTTACAAGCTGATAACATGTatgtctttcttttttctttctttctctccaccttggAGCACTTCAGGGCCTGGCTGATCCAACTCAGCTGCTTCATGGCTGCTTCATGGGAGAGAAAAGAATACATCTGGTTCTCATTGTGTGACAACTGAGAGAAGATCAACTATGTGAATGAAACAGCTTTGTAGTAACTTTATGTAACTGTTACAGTTGTAACCTCAGAGATATTCAAAGGGGGGAAGAGGTTGTCTCGTGGCTTGTCTCATAAATGTCTAGTCGTCTCACAAATGATAAAAAGTAGACTCGTACACTCCCAGAGTTGTTtttctttccagagatgtttttTACGCCATGCCAATTTAAAGGGACACAGCCTCTATGCCTTTAATTTAAGACAGGCAGCTTCTCTCTCCGCTTTATCCGAGGGGCAACGAAGCATTAAATGACCTAATGCTACGAGTTTTCCAAGAGTTCAAGAAAGTCTAAGGCCAGCCAAAAGGCTCTGGGCCTCTGGGGAACATGGAATTTAACGTCACGTTCAGAAGAAGAAAATGAGCCTACAGCTCTTCTCCTGTGCCATCCACCACATTTCCAGGCCCATGAATTACAGAGTTTGACCGAACAACCATTGCGTCAACCATAATTACACAGGCCCAGGGAGATCCTTCTCACCATGCAAACCAATCCAATCGCCTCAACCCCTGACTGGGTCTGTTCAGTGGAATGCAACCTTACAGAAGGTTGAGGATAGAAATGTCTAGAGCAGCATACATGATCATCTGACCCTATTCTAGAGGACAGAGAAGCATGTCTGTTCTAGATAATCTATTACTATCTGAAAGTTCTTGAACGTTGCACTCCAAAGAATGCAACCCTGAGGTTAGACTTCTATTCAGTGAGAGGGAGCCCTACACCAGCAACAGATCTTCAGTCATCTTATAGTAAACAGCAACAGCCTGATCCATTTAACACTTCAACCCTCTAAACTCTTTTATAACACGTTCAACACTGGAACCATCTTAATCACACCAATCAAGATAACGCTAACAGCAAAACCAACTGGCGAATGTCGATTCTGATTTGCTCTTATCTAGTGCTACTCACAACACTAAAAGGCCTGACAGGTCTGGAAAACCATAGTCAATAATGCTGTTTTTCGACTGTAACACGAGTGTTACATTAGTGTATACACCCTTATGATATACTAGGGAAATTGTTTCTGTAGCTAGGTCTGGCAGTGAAGggcagaatcaacaacctctgcataaTCAAAACCGTTGTTTGTGAGAAGATGTTAAAGTTCACAGTTcgccattgttatgtaaatgaaAGCTTGAAAGTACAATTGGCCCATTTAGAAACGGGTGCCGGCCCAcgtagatggaaacagaaaagtctgagccttttGGGTAAAAGACTGAGGTAAATCCTGTATGGAAATGCACCATAAGATACTAATTCCGCAATCTGTCAGTGAGCATGTAGGCACTCAGAGAAAGTTCAACTTTGAATGAAGTGTATTGGCATGGTGGTCAAAAAACAAACCAACTTGATCCTTGATAACATCCACTAGACATGATAGTTCAAAGGTGACTCGATCTGTGGTAACATTTAGTTGACGCATAGTacagtgactgagacacacagtgGGTGGCCCGGTAGAcacacagtacagtgagtaggTGACGGTGTACACTGCTGAGACAATGAGGTGAAAAGTCGGGTGAACATACATTAGTGAGTAACCTgaatcccagatctgtttgtgctgtcttgacaACTCCAATGAAAACTCTTATACATAAGAGTTGGCCATTACAGAACAAACTGAACTGGGACTGGGGCTAATTAGCGAGTTAGAGTGACTTACAGAAAGGATGGTGATAAGAATGCCAGCAGCAGAAAGCACAGCGTCGCTTATGGTGTCTCCGTGTTTGGCCGCGTACTTGATGGACTCATCGTTGCAGTAAAAGCCTCGGTGGTAGGGCTGTACAGCACTAGTCTCTATGATCAGGAAAGGCAGGCCGGCTATGTACACACAGCAGcgatgaggcagagagagagagagaaaagaaggagaggaagagagagacagagaacgagagggtCAATAAGGGGCTCCTAGAGGAGTGTCCACAGGTAGATGGCACAGCGATGGACAAACAGGGAATATGGGGGTCTCACTTCTCACTCTAAATGTATTTTGGCCCAATGGAATCCCCTACTGACCTTGGTCTGTTTCTGCTATAGCCAACTGGCATGACTAGAAAGGTGATCCCCAACTAGTAAATGTTAGGAAGCTATAAGAGTGTACGGACACGTTTAGATAGCCATTTAGTGCCTGGGTGAAGTTGGAGTGAGTCCCCTGTATGTGTTCCCTGCCCCTCCTGCTGCTGTGCCATGCTAAAGACTTACGGAGGTGACGGGCACAGTGAACCCGACAGCTACCAGGGCAGTGGTGGGCACCGTGCTGCTCTTATAGGACAGACTGATGCTGCTGGCATTGCAGAACAAGCCCCTCCGGTGGGGCACGATGGGAAACTTGTGCAGAAAGGCAGCAAAGAGTATcactgcacacagacagacacacgagAGCTGGGGTCAGCCCATGTATTCTAACTGgcatacaaacacaccacacacacacaacctgtatTTCTGCAGTTAACCCACAACACTCACACAGcaaacacagaaagacacacccacacacttacCAGGGGCGGACAAATACACTTGCATGGGCTCTGGAAGGGAACTGTTGTTATGCAGTTGTCATCATAACATTGATCAACGTTTTCTTCACACAAACCTCAGCTGATAACGTTGTACATTTGTGTAATATAAAATGATACAGTGATCAGAATTGGACCTGTACCATGTTCAATTTGAGGAAAATATCAAGGGGACATGTCGGCTACAGCAAATAATCTACCAAATATCCGTTTAAGTGATAGAGCCTCTCGTTCTACCACCAGATAACACATGAACATCCTGTTGTTGCTATCTCTGTGTACTGAAATGACCCGGCCATTGACAATATTAACTTAATAACAGCAACTCCtggaaaatgtaataaaaaaaaataaatttaCTGACATGGCAGCCAAGAAAGGGAAAGATCTGTCATTGTTAGAATCTGTAGCACCCATCATACCATGAATAACCAACATCAAACAGAGGCAGCTAGTACTAAAAGGGTTGGATGGTATCCATCACAGATAACTAAAGTGGAAAAAAAATGGGAGCGCTATCAGCCTTCCACCTCTTCCTTCCTCTACCAGAAAACAGCCTTTCAAGGATGAGACTTAAAGGTGCCTGAAGGGTGTTTTTGTCAAATCTAATTAGTGTCTTTGGCCACTTTTAGAGGTAAAAGAGCttatacatttattttacaaCAAACAAATAACAAACATATTGGATGAGAAAATAAAATGTAGGCCAAGAGGACTAAAGGGGAAAAGTGGTACCCAGGAGAGTCCAACCCCCTGACAGaaaacatactctctctctcgaTCACATCAAAGTGGACCTTTACTGATGTTTGACGCTTTGAAGTGAACCTCTTGAATAATTCTGAAATGTATGAATacaaagaaaaacaaacattggctctctctctgggtatAGGCTGAGGCCAGGTTGGGAGGGAAGGTCAAACTTGGGGTGCTGGCCTGGGTGCTGCAGAGCTGAGGCAGGGGGCTTGATGTCTTCCAACCCAAATGTCAACACACACCTCAGTATGCTTGTCTCCACTTGCCCTGCTCCAAGCTGCCTGAGCTTTGAAGTCCCAGCTGGAAACAGCTCATGTTACAGGCCAGTCTCTCTGCCTGATGGGAACCCCAGACCCTAACCACTCCTCCACTGGCCTCCCTCCCTCACATCCAAGAATCAACATGATTCACATTATTACTGGTACTGTTTTTACTATTACTATTCAAACAAATACCCTGACAGGAGCAACAATAAACCAGAAGACCATGTGAAGCTACTGTAGGTGTTTTCAGAGGTGTTAGagctgtagcagagagaaaacCTACTTTAAGTACCATCCGATCTTGACTGTCTAATCCGTTGGGCCTTTTTCATGGCCCTTGTGATGGGAGGGAATCAGCAGGCATTCCTCTCACAGCACAGTGCTTGGCTTGGCAGCTTAGGACCGCTGCTTGCTGATGATgtaggcagtggtggaaaaagtacccaactgtcatacttgagtcaaAGTTAAGATTccataatagaaaatgactcaagtaaaagtgaaagtcacccagtcaaagactacttgagtaaaagtctaaagtatttggttttaaatatacttaagtatcaaaagtaaaagtaaatgtatgaataataaataaaatccttatattaggcaaaccagacagcacaattttcttgtttttaaaaatgCACATATTGCCAGGagaacactccaacactgagacatcatttacaaatgaagcatttgtgctTATAGTGAGtgcgccagatcagaggcagcagggatgaccagggttgttctcttgataagtgtgggaattggacaattttctgtcctgctaaggactacttttgggtgtcaaggaaaatgtatggattaaaaagtaaattattttctttaggaatgtagtagtAAATGTAATagttgttaaaaaataaatagtatGTGTATgagtacccccccaaaaaaaacttaagtaaaaatactttaaagtactacttaagtactttacgccACTGGATGTAGGGAAGTGGAAAGAAAAAAA containing:
- the LOC110530523 gene encoding phospholipid phosphatase 3 isoform X2, whose amino-acid sequence is MQRCLIYEKTMAPETRNGGSSSRNNNNCKDNSRRKLLVGMDLVCLFLVILFAAFLHKFPIVPHRRGLFCNASSISLSYKSSTVPTTALVAVGFTVPVTSIIIGESYRIHYLNEGSKSFVGNPYISALYKQVGVFIFGCAVSQSFTDIAKVSVGRMRPHFLDVCKPDWSTINCSLGYITDYQCHGPESKVQEARKSFFSGHASFSMYTMLYLVFYLQSRFTWRGARLLRPLTQFTLIMMSFYTGLSRVSDHKHHPTDVLAGFAQGALVSYCIVFFVSDLFKPRGRSSALPVTPVKNPTNPMTDIRERSNHLTMA
- the LOC110530523 gene encoding phospholipid phosphatase 3 isoform X1 gives rise to the protein MQRCLIYEKTMAPETRNGGSSSRNNNNCKDNSRRKLLVGMDLVCLFLAGLPFLIIETSAVQPYHRGFYCNDESIKYAAKHGDTISDAVLSAAGILITILSIIIGESYRIHYLNEGSKSFVGNPYISALYKQVGVFIFGCAVSQSFTDIAKVSVGRMRPHFLDVCKPDWSTINCSLGYITDYQCHGPESKVQEARKSFFSGHASFSMYTMLYLVFYLQSRFTWRGARLLRPLTQFTLIMMSFYTGLSRVSDHKHHPTDVLAGFAQGALVSYCIVFFVSDLFKPRGRSSALPVTPVKNPTNPMTDIRERSNHLTMA